One Owenweeksia hongkongensis DSM 17368 genomic region harbors:
- a CDS encoding GNAT family N-acetyltransferase: MDIIIRKYQSSQDYNKLLDIIITEGKEWAMYTENPGRPKYQKALANTITYVATADGNICGYSRSINDSGLYIWVIDLLVKREYRGRSIGKQLMECLKPEYPDQDILVMSDVDYYYKKLGYLNEGSIFKVC; this comes from the coding sequence ATGGATATAATCATTAGAAAGTACCAATCCTCTCAGGACTATAACAAGCTTTTGGACATTATAATAACAGAAGGGAAAGAATGGGCCATGTACACCGAAAATCCAGGTAGGCCCAAGTATCAAAAGGCACTGGCAAACACTATTACCTATGTAGCTACTGCAGATGGCAACATATGTGGGTATTCAAGATCCATAAATGATTCAGGGCTTTATATTTGGGTAATTGATCTTTTAGTAAAAAGGGAATACAGAGGTCGATCGATTGGCAAACAGTTGATGGAATGCCTTAAACCCGAATACCCGGATCAGGATATTTTGGTAATGTCTGACGTAGACTACTATTATAAAAAACTGGGATACTTAAATGAGGGAAGTATATTTAAGGTATGCTAG